The following is a genomic window from Planctomycetia bacterium.
ACATTCCCGGGTTTGTCGAGGTACTGCTTGGAAATGACGTGAATGCCGCCCATATTCGGGCTGCCGACATGGACGCGACAAACGGGCCTGACGGGCAGGATATCGCGCTCTTCGTTCAGGCGATGGTGGATTGATCGACGTGCTGTTCCTCGCGCGCTTTCGCGGAAGCATATAGCGCGTCAATCACGTTCATGGTGGAAAGTCCATCATACATCGAGACCGCCGGCGGCCGGCTCGATAGGACCGCATCCGCAAAGTCCTCAAGGATGAGCCTGAAGCAGGGCGGCGTTTCACCTTCCTCCAGGGGCAAGTCGTCAGACCCGCGACGCTGCCAAAGCCGGTAGCGATCAGCCTGTTGCAGGCTGCCGTCGGCCAGAAACGTGCCCTCGCTGCCGTACACTTCGATACGCCCGCCGTAATGATGGAAGCAATACGAAAAATCCAACTGCCCTACCGCGCCGGACGCAAACTCGACTCGTGCGGTCAGCAGATCTTCGACACCGCGATGGAGATGCAGGTCGTAGCACCGGGCATCGACGCTTCGAATCGGGCCCATGGCGTGCAGGAGAATGTCCAGGACATGAGGCGCGAGGTCGATCGCCGCCCCACCGCCGGACAGCTCCGGGCTCAGCCGCCAGTTCTCAGCAAGCGAATACCAGAACCCCATCTGAGCACGAACGAAGTGAATTCGCCCGAGGCTGCCCTCGCGGATGAGCTTGATCAGCTTCTGGTTGACCGGGTGAAATCGCTGCTGGTGCATCAGGCCGAGCGTCTTGCCGCTTTGACGCGATGCCGAAATCATCGACAGGGCCTGCTGCGTACTTAAGGCCATCGGCTTATCGACGAGAACATGCCTGTCCGCCTGAAGGCACCGAATCGCCAACTCAGCATGGAAGGCGTTCGGCACGGCAATGTAAATGGCTTGAACCTTATCATCGGCCAATAGCGCGGAGACATCGTTGTAGGCGGCGCTCGCCCCGAACGACTCGGCGAATTGCCTCGCCTTCGATCCGTCACGCGAGCAGAACGCGACCAACTTTGCCCGGGCCGATGCAATCATCGCGGGGGCCACACGCTTCTCCACGACCCGGCCGCAACCGATGATCCCGATTCCCAGCGATTGAGTGGAGGTGGACATCATTTCGCGGAAGGCCGCAGGAAAAATCCCGGGCTACATCTCGCCTTTGAGCCTTCGTGTCATGAGCTCGCTCAAGGTGGCGATGACATCCTTGCCGTCGAAGAGAACGCCATAGACGGCCTCGGTGATGGGCATTTCAACGTCGTAGCGGCGCGCAAGCTGAAAGACGCTCTTCGTCGTCGGGATGCCCTCAATGACCGATGGCGTGGAGCCGATCACGTCCTCGACTTTTCTTCCTTGCCCGATGAGTTGCCCCGCCGAGCGATTGCGGCCAAGCGGCGAAACGCAGGTCGTCACCAGATCGCCCAGTCCCGCGAGACCGGCAAAGGTCTCGCGCTTGGCGCCCATGGCCACGCCGAGTCGCGTGATCTCGACCAGACCACGGGCGAGCAGTGCCGCTTTGGCGTTGTCGCCGGCCTTCAGACCGTCGACGATGCCGGCCGCGAGAGCGATGACGTTCTTTGTGGCGCCGGCCAACTCCACACCAAGCAGATCGTCATTGGTGTAGACACGAAACCATTGCGAGGACAGCGTTTCCTGGACGAGCGCCGCGAGGGAGGGATCGTCCGCGGCAGCCACCACGGTCGCCGGCAGGCATTGGGCCAGTTCCGCGGCAATGCTGGGACCGGAAAGGGACGCCACGGGTGACGGACCGACGACATCCTGAATGATCTGGCTGGGACGCAGGAGCGTCTCGTTCTCAATACCCTTGGCGACACCCGCGATCGGAGTGCCGCTCGGATAGGCGTGGGCAATGCTTGTCCATACACTTCGAATATACTGGCATGGCACGGCCGAGATGACGAGGCTTGCTCCGGCGAAGACGGCGACCGGATCGGTGGTAAATGAAACGCGCTCGGGGATTCGCAGGCCGGGAAGGTAGCGATGATTCTCCCGCGTGCTCTTCAGCGCTCCGATCTGATCGGGATTCCGCCCCCACATGCGAACGTGGATTCCGCGATCCGCGAGCATCACGCTGCACACGGTGGCCATTTGGCCGTCGCCGATCATGGCTACCTGCTCGACCATAGACGTCTATTAGAATCGCCGCATCAAGGACGGGCAACCAACGACACGACCGCAGCCTGGCGTGGCTGTAGTGGCGTTGGCGGCTAGATCTTCAACCACTTGAGGATGATTTGAGCATCGACGCCGCAAAGTGACTCAAACGCAAGGTTGGCGACGGACAATTCGGGCGATATGCCCAGCGAGACCGTCTTCATCCCGGCATCTTGAGCGAGTCGGATGGCTGATGCCGCATCCTCGAAAACGATGCAACCGGACGGCGGCACACCGAGCAAATCGGCTGCCAGGCGAAATCGCATTCGCCCAGCGGGGTCGCGCTCCTGATCGTTTCCGTCGACGATGCAATCCAGTTGGTCTGAAATGCCCAGTCGGGTGAGCACCAGCCTCGCGTTTCGGCTGGCCGAGACCGCTGCGATCTTAAGACCCAGTTCGCGGAGGCCCCGGATCAGCGGCCCCACGCCGGGAAGTACGTCGCTCGCCGTCAACGACTCGACGGCGGCAAGATAGTAGGCGTTCTTGCGGGCAAGCAGCTCTGCGAAGCGGGCCGGAGACACCTTGCGATCGCCGAGAATGTGGCGCAGTGAATTCTCACGCGAAAGGCCGCGAAGCGCGTCCTGCGCAACTGTATCGAACGGCAGACCCTCTTCGCCGGTTAATCGGGCCCATGCCGAAGTGTGAAATCTGGCGGTATCCGCGATGACCCCATCCACATCGAAAATGGCGGCCGCCGAGCTGATCGGCGTGCAAGGAGCCCGGACCGGGCCAGGGGGCGACGGGGCGATCCCTTTTCCCGACGATTCGGCGATCAGCGTAGTGGGCTCCATGAGTTTCTTATCGGCGGGCCATGCTCATATCGTGCGTTTCGCATGGTCCGTGTGCTCGGCCGGCCCCCGGCCTGTCAGCACCAAATGCACAGATTTTCTCGGCGAAATTGGTGATTGATGACTAATGGGGTAGAATTGAGGAAAGGAGAGGAAAA
Proteins encoded in this region:
- a CDS encoding Gfo/Idh/MocA family oxidoreductase, encoding MSTSTQSLGIGIIGCGRVVEKRVAPAMIASARAKLVAFCSRDGSKARQFAESFGASAAYNDVSALLADDKVQAIYIAVPNAFHAELAIRCLQADRHVLVDKPMALSTQQALSMISASRQSGKTLGLMHQQRFHPVNQKLIKLIREGSLGRIHFVRAQMGFWYSLAENWRLSPELSGGGAAIDLAPHVLDILLHAMGPIRSVDARCYDLHLHRGVEDLLTARVEFASGAVGQLDFSYCFHHYGGRIEVYGSEGTFLADGSLQQADRYRLWQRRGSDDLPLEEGETPPCFRLILEDFADAVLSSRPPAVSMYDGLSTMNVIDALYASAKAREEQHVDQSTIA
- a CDS encoding NAD(P)-dependent glycerol-3-phosphate dehydrogenase, coding for MVEQVAMIGDGQMATVCSVMLADRGIHVRMWGRNPDQIGALKSTRENHRYLPGLRIPERVSFTTDPVAVFAGASLVISAVPCQYIRSVWTSIAHAYPSGTPIAGVAKGIENETLLRPSQIIQDVVGPSPVASLSGPSIAAELAQCLPATVVAAADDPSLAALVQETLSSQWFRVYTNDDLLGVELAGATKNVIALAAGIVDGLKAGDNAKAALLARGLVEITRLGVAMGAKRETFAGLAGLGDLVTTCVSPLGRNRSAGQLIGQGRKVEDVIGSTPSVIEGIPTTKSVFQLARRYDVEMPITEAVYGVLFDGKDVIATLSELMTRRLKGEM
- a CDS encoding HAD-IA family hydrolase, yielding MEPTTLIAESSGKGIAPSPPGPVRAPCTPISSAAAIFDVDGVIADTARFHTSAWARLTGEEGLPFDTVAQDALRGLSRENSLRHILGDRKVSPARFAELLARKNAYYLAAVESLTASDVLPGVGPLIRGLRELGLKIAAVSASRNARLVLTRLGISDQLDCIVDGNDQERDPAGRMRFRLAADLLGVPPSGCIVFEDAASAIRLAQDAGMKTVSLGISPELSVANLAFESLCGVDAQIILKWLKI